A genomic window from Serratia liquefaciens includes:
- the ytfQ gene encoding galactofuranose ABC transporter, galactofuranose-binding protein YtfQ, with protein sequence MVRRLLLAAAITGALVGTGQAAPLVVGFSQIGSESGWRSAETKVSKQEAEKRDITLKIADAQQKQENQIKAVRSFIAQGVDAIFIAPVVATGWTPVLQEAKEAKIPVFLLDRMIEVNDPSLYTAAVASDSVHEGKVAGEWLVKEVAGKPCNVVELQGTVGASVALNRKKGFADGIASAANVKIIRSQSGDFTRSKGKEVMESFIKAEQNGKNICAVYAHNDDMAIGAIQAIKEAGLKPGSQIKIVSIDGVPDIFKAMMDGEANATVELTPNMAGPAFDALLAMKKDGTPPPKFIQTESKLLQPDTAKQEFELKKSMGY encoded by the coding sequence ATGGTTAGACGTCTGCTGTTAGCGGCCGCCATTACTGGCGCCTTGGTAGGTACGGGACAGGCGGCACCGCTGGTCGTCGGCTTTTCACAGATTGGTTCCGAATCGGGTTGGCGTTCGGCGGAAACCAAGGTCTCGAAACAGGAAGCGGAAAAGCGGGATATCACGCTGAAAATCGCCGATGCGCAGCAAAAACAGGAAAACCAGATCAAAGCGGTCAGATCTTTTATTGCTCAGGGCGTTGACGCCATTTTCATTGCCCCTGTTGTCGCCACCGGCTGGACGCCTGTGCTGCAGGAAGCCAAAGAGGCCAAGATCCCGGTATTCCTGCTCGACCGAATGATTGAGGTAAACGACCCTTCGCTGTATACCGCGGCGGTGGCTTCTGACAGCGTGCACGAAGGTAAAGTCGCAGGAGAATGGCTGGTGAAAGAGGTCGCCGGCAAGCCTTGCAACGTGGTGGAGCTGCAGGGCACCGTGGGCGCCAGCGTTGCCCTCAACCGTAAGAAGGGTTTTGCTGACGGCATAGCCTCTGCCGCCAACGTTAAGATCATCCGCTCGCAATCAGGCGATTTCACGCGCAGCAAAGGCAAAGAAGTGATGGAAAGCTTCATCAAGGCCGAGCAAAACGGCAAAAATATTTGCGCCGTTTATGCACATAACGACGACATGGCAATCGGCGCCATCCAGGCGATCAAAGAGGCAGGCTTAAAGCCGGGCTCACAGATCAAAATCGTTTCTATCGACGGTGTGCCTGACATATTCAAGGCGATGATGGACGGTGAAGCCAATGCCACGGTCGAGCTAACGCCGAATATGGCCGGTCCGGCGTTTGATGCGCTGCTGGCGATGAAGAAAGACGGTACCCCGCCGCCGAAGTTTATCCAGACCGAGTCTAAGCTGCTGCAACCGGATACGGCTAAACAGGAATTCGAGCTGAAGAAAAGCATGGGTTATTAA
- the murI gene encoding glutamate racemase, which produces MATLLQEENTTSLEAIPSNTPATARPTVLVFDSGVGGLSVYQEVRQLLPDLHYIYAFDNVAFPYGEKSEEFIVERVLEIVSAVQHRHPLAIVIIACNTASTVSLPALRERFTFPVVGVVPAIKPAARLTANGVVGLLATRGTVQRTYTHELIARFATDCKIELLGSSELVELAEAKLHGEAVPLPALKKILHPWLSMREPPDTVVLGCTHFPLLAEELMQVLPEGTRLIDSGAAIARRTAWLISTQENLVSTQEENLAYCMALNEDTDALLPVLQGYGFKSLKKLPL; this is translated from the coding sequence ATGGCTACGCTACTCCAGGAAGAGAATACTACCTCACTGGAAGCTATACCTTCTAACACCCCTGCTACGGCCCGTCCGACGGTGCTGGTATTTGATTCCGGCGTCGGCGGGTTATCGGTGTACCAAGAGGTTCGGCAATTGCTGCCGGACCTCCACTATATATACGCCTTCGATAATGTGGCGTTTCCCTACGGCGAGAAATCCGAAGAGTTTATTGTTGAGCGCGTGCTGGAGATTGTCAGCGCGGTGCAGCACCGGCATCCTCTGGCGATAGTCATCATCGCTTGTAACACGGCCAGTACGGTCTCCCTGCCGGCCCTGCGCGAACGCTTTACCTTCCCGGTTGTCGGCGTGGTGCCTGCCATCAAGCCCGCAGCCCGCCTGACCGCCAATGGTGTGGTGGGCCTGCTGGCTACCCGCGGTACCGTACAGCGTACTTATACCCATGAGCTGATCGCCCGTTTCGCTACCGATTGCAAGATCGAGCTGCTTGGCTCCTCTGAGCTGGTGGAACTGGCTGAAGCCAAGCTGCATGGCGAAGCCGTACCGCTGCCGGCGCTGAAGAAAATTCTCCATCCATGGCTGAGCATGCGCGAGCCACCGGATACCGTGGTACTCGGTTGCACCCATTTCCCTTTATTAGCAGAAGAGCTGATGCAGGTGTTGCCTGAGGGAACCCGACTGATCGATTCCGGCGCGGCGATTGCCCGTCGTACCGCATGGCTGATTTCGACGCAGGAAAATCTGGTGTCGACGCAGGAAGAGAATCTGGCGTATTGCATGGCGTTAAATGAAGATACTGACGCTTTATTGCCCGTTCTGCAGGGATATGGCTTTAAATCGTTGAAAAAACTGCCTCTTTAA
- the btuB gene encoding TonB-dependent vitamin B12 receptor BtuB — MTITKNTLLAVVSSVTAFSGWAQDNTTANNSDNLVVSANRFPQPVSSVLAPTSVVTRDEIDRWQAKSLTDVMRRLPGVDVGQNGGLGQKSSLFIRGTNSSHVLVLIDGIRLNQAGISGSSDLSQIPISLVQKVEYIRGPRSAVYGSDAIGGVVNIITTREKNGTTLSAGVGSNGYQAYDASTQQQLGDSTVATVAGNYTYTKGYDVVAYGSTGMQSQQDRDGFMSKSLYGAVDHQFNEAISGFVRGYGYDNRTAYDAYYSSPTSALVDTRKLYSQTWDTGLRYKEGIYATQLIGSYSHSKDYDYDPRRGMHDSSASLVDSEQYNLQWGNTLQVGQGTVSSGIDWQHQQIKPDSTTVNGEKTQRNAGVYLTAQQLVGPVTLEGAVRGDDHSEFGWHGTWQTSAGWEFIEGYRFIASYGTAFKAPNMGQLYGNFGNNTDLKPEESKQWEGGFEGLTGPVTWRVSGYRNDIDNLIDSTGETNYVYYNVGKATIKGIEATASFDTGPLTHHIGYDYVDPRNAKTNEVLLRRAKQQVKYELDWQVYDFDWAVTYQYLGERYDKDYSTYPEQSVKLGGVSLWDLAVSYPVTSHLTVRGRIANLFDKDYETAYGYATPGREYYLTGSYTF; from the coding sequence ATGACAATTACAAAAAATACGCTGCTGGCGGTGGTTTCCTCCGTCACGGCTTTTTCTGGATGGGCGCAAGACAACACCACAGCCAATAACAGCGATAATCTGGTGGTTTCCGCCAACCGCTTCCCACAGCCGGTTTCTTCCGTGCTGGCACCCACGTCCGTCGTCACCCGTGATGAAATCGACCGCTGGCAGGCAAAAAGCCTGACCGACGTGATGCGCCGCCTGCCGGGCGTAGACGTGGGGCAAAACGGTGGTCTGGGGCAAAAAAGCTCGCTGTTCATTCGCGGCACCAATTCCAGCCACGTGCTGGTACTGATTGACGGTATTCGTCTTAATCAGGCCGGTATCAGCGGCTCTTCCGATCTCAGCCAGATCCCGATCTCGCTGGTGCAGAAAGTTGAATATATTCGTGGCCCACGTTCGGCCGTTTATGGCTCCGATGCCATTGGCGGCGTGGTTAACATTATTACCACCCGCGAAAAGAACGGCACTACGCTTTCCGCCGGTGTGGGGTCTAACGGCTACCAGGCCTATGACGCGTCTACTCAGCAACAGCTGGGCGACAGCACGGTTGCCACGGTCGCCGGTAACTACACCTATACCAAAGGCTATGATGTGGTGGCCTACGGCAGTACCGGCATGCAAAGCCAGCAGGATCGCGACGGCTTTATGAGCAAGTCGTTGTACGGCGCTGTTGATCATCAGTTCAACGAGGCTATCAGCGGTTTTGTTCGTGGTTACGGTTATGACAACCGCACGGCTTACGACGCTTATTACTCTTCGCCAACCAGCGCGCTGGTTGATACCCGTAAGCTGTATAGCCAGACCTGGGATACCGGCCTGCGTTATAAGGAAGGTATCTACGCAACGCAGTTGATTGGCAGCTACAGCCACAGCAAGGATTATGATTACGATCCTCGTCGCGGCATGCATGACAGCTCAGCCAGCCTGGTTGACTCCGAGCAGTACAACCTGCAATGGGGAAATACCCTTCAGGTGGGTCAGGGTACGGTCAGCTCAGGGATTGACTGGCAACATCAGCAAATCAAGCCAGACTCCACCACGGTTAACGGTGAGAAAACGCAGCGCAACGCCGGTGTTTATCTTACTGCGCAGCAGTTGGTCGGGCCGGTCACCCTGGAAGGGGCGGTTCGCGGCGACGATCACTCAGAATTCGGTTGGCATGGCACCTGGCAAACCAGCGCGGGCTGGGAGTTCATTGAAGGGTACCGTTTCATCGCTTCCTACGGCACGGCATTCAAAGCCCCTAATATGGGTCAACTGTATGGCAACTTCGGCAATAATACCGATCTGAAGCCGGAAGAAAGCAAGCAGTGGGAAGGGGGCTTTGAAGGTTTGACCGGGCCGGTAACCTGGCGCGTGTCCGGATACCGCAACGACATTGATAACCTGATTGATTCCACCGGCGAGACCAACTACGTTTATTACAATGTTGGCAAAGCCACTATTAAAGGTATTGAAGCAACGGCTTCATTCGACACGGGGCCGTTAACCCATCACATTGGTTACGACTATGTCGATCCGCGCAATGCCAAAACCAACGAAGTGCTGTTGCGTCGTGCCAAACAGCAGGTGAAGTATGAGCTGGATTGGCAGGTCTATGATTTTGACTGGGCGGTCACCTATCAATACCTGGGTGAGCGTTATGATAAAGACTACAGCACCTATCCAGAGCAAAGCGTCAAACTCGGCGGTGTCAGCCTGTGGGATCTCGCAGTTTCGTATCCGGTCACATCTCATCTGACAGTTCGTGGTAGAATCGCCAACCTGTTTGATAAAGATTATGAGACGGCTTATGGCTACGCTACTCCAGGAAGAGAATACTACCTCACTGGAAGCTATACCTTCTAA
- the trmA gene encoding tRNA (uridine(54)-C5)-methyltransferase TrmA, translating into MTPENLPIERYDDQLAEKTARLKTLMSPFTAPEPEVFRSQVEHYRMRAEFRIWHDEDEMYHIMFDQQTKQRIRVEQFPAASELINRLMSALIAAIKPDPILRRKLFQIDYLSTRSGKIIASLLYHRKLDDEWQRQAEKLRDDLRAQGFDLQLIGRASKMKIMLDQDYVDEVLPVAGRDMIYRQVENSFTQPNAAMNIQMLEWALDVTAGSKGDLLELYCGNGNFSLALARNFERVLATEIAKPSVAAAQYNIAANHIDNVQIIRMAAEDFTQAMNGVREFNRLKGIDLSSYNCETIFVDPPRSGLDDETVKMVQAYPRILYISCNPETLCANLETLQETHQISRLALFDQFPYTHHMECGVLLEKRV; encoded by the coding sequence ATGACGCCCGAGAATTTGCCTATTGAACGTTACGATGACCAACTGGCGGAAAAAACTGCCCGGCTGAAGACGCTGATGTCACCGTTCACGGCACCCGAGCCGGAAGTGTTCCGCTCGCAAGTCGAACACTACCGCATGCGCGCCGAATTCCGCATCTGGCATGATGAAGACGAGATGTACCACATCATGTTTGACCAGCAGACCAAGCAACGCATCCGCGTCGAGCAGTTTCCTGCCGCCAGCGAATTGATTAACCGCCTGATGAGCGCACTGATCGCCGCCATCAAGCCGGATCCTATTTTGCGCCGCAAGCTGTTCCAGATTGATTACCTGTCTACGCGCAGCGGCAAAATCATCGCCTCGCTGCTGTATCACCGTAAGCTGGACGACGAATGGCAGCGGCAGGCAGAAAAGCTGCGGGATGATCTCCGTGCCCAGGGCTTTGACCTGCAGTTGATTGGTCGCGCGTCGAAGATGAAAATCATGCTGGATCAGGATTATGTAGACGAAGTCCTGCCGGTCGCCGGCCGCGACATGATTTACCGTCAGGTGGAAAACAGCTTTACCCAGCCGAATGCGGCGATGAACATACAGATGCTGGAATGGGCGCTGGACGTGACCGCCGGCTCTAAAGGCGATCTGCTGGAGCTGTATTGCGGCAACGGCAACTTCTCCCTGGCGCTGGCGCGTAACTTCGAGCGGGTGCTGGCCACAGAAATAGCCAAGCCTTCCGTTGCTGCGGCGCAATACAACATTGCCGCCAATCATATCGACAACGTACAGATTATCCGTATGGCGGCGGAAGACTTTACCCAGGCGATGAACGGAGTACGCGAGTTTAATCGTTTGAAGGGTATCGATCTGAGCAGCTATAACTGCGAAACCATTTTCGTCGATCCGCCGCGCAGCGGGCTGGATGATGAAACGGTAAAAATGGTGCAGGCCTATCCGCGTATTTTGTATATCTCATGCAACCCGGAAACGCTGTGCGCCAATCTGGAGACGTTGCAGGAAACGCATCAAATCAGCCGTCTGGCATTGTTCGATCAGTTCCCGTACACCCATCATATGGAATGCGGCGTACTGTTGGAAAAACGCGTTTAA
- a CDS encoding YijD family membrane protein: MEKPGRENGTLLLALIAGLSINGSFAALFSSVVPFSIFPIIALVLAVYCLHQRYLHRAMPDGIPKLAAATFLLGVLLYSAIVRAEYPQIGSNFLPAIISVALVFWIGMKLKARKALDENTPA; encoded by the coding sequence ATGGAAAAACCAGGCCGTGAGAATGGCACCTTACTGCTGGCGTTGATTGCCGGCCTTTCAATCAACGGTTCGTTCGCCGCGCTGTTCAGCTCGGTGGTGCCGTTTTCGATTTTCCCGATTATTGCCCTGGTGTTGGCGGTGTATTGCCTGCATCAACGTTATCTGCACCGTGCGATGCCGGATGGCATACCTAAGCTGGCGGCGGCGACCTTCCTGCTGGGGGTACTGCTGTACAGTGCGATAGTGCGTGCCGAATACCCGCAGATCGGCTCTAACTTCCTGCCGGCGATTATTTCCGTGGCGCTGGTGTTCTGGATTGGTATGAAGCTGAAAGCGCGCAAGGCGCTGGATGAGAATACCCCGGCGTAA